A genomic region of Oncorhynchus mykiss isolate Arlee chromosome 2, USDA_OmykA_1.1, whole genome shotgun sequence contains the following coding sequences:
- the LOC110501772 gene encoding homeobox protein DBX2 isoform X1: MKGMIAGQKQSGKKTMNMATVSPTHPGFGRSGKSFLIDNLLRSAGPSSSSSSPNSDGPTGGFFRGPLTGHHRRTWGPQHVVYEGQSQNCKRVKDRGLPPRSHSGLLSNVFLRGPQYLLAAVCCGGSSPPSVFSEGANIPMWSPDTSPKSRRGILRRAVFSEEQRKELEKTFKRQKYISKTDRNKLAADLSLKESQVKIWFQNRRMKWRNCKEKEAHSGRSPMEELMSRGCKQEEEAPESTGTALDRSSSQQWDRETGVTIEKEPCKKRVTLIQPMSLHRHTMTSDP, encoded by the exons ATGAAGGGGATGATCGCAGGGCAGAAGCAGAGCGGGAAGAAGACCATGAATATGGCGACAGTTTCACCTACTCACCCAGGCTTTGGGAGATCAGGGAAGAGCTTCCTCATCGACAATCTGCTGCGCTCGGCGGGgccatcctcttcctcatcctcgcCCAACTCAGATGGACCAACAGGTGGGTTCTTCAGGGGTCCACTGACCGGCCACCACAGGAGAACCTGGGGCCCTCAGCATGTTGTCTACGAGGGCCAGAGTCAGAACTGTAAACGAGTCAAAGACAGGGGGCTCCCTCCTCGGTCACACTCAG gcCTGTTGAGCAATGTGTTTCTACGAGGCCCTCAGTATCTGCTGGCCGCAGTGTGCTGTGGTGGGTCCAGCCCTCCGTCTGTCTTCTCCG AGGGAGCCAACATTCCCATGTGGTCCCCGGATACGAGCCCCAAATCCCGGCGAGGGATCCTGAGGAGGGCGGTGTTCTCTGAGGAACAGAGGAAGGAGCTGGAGAAAACGTTCAAGAGACAGAAGTATATCAGCAAGACAGACAGGAACAAACTGGCAGCAGATCTCAGCCTGAAGGAGTCTCAG GTGAAGATCTGGTTCCAGAACCGGAGGATGAAGTGGAGGAACTGTAAGGAGAAGGAGGCCCACAGCGGCCGCTCCCCCATGGAGGAGCTCATGTCCCGGGGCtgcaaacaggaagaggaggcACCAGAGAGCACGGGCACGGCATTAGACAGATCATCATCGCAGCAgtgggacagggagacaggagttACCATAGAGAAAGAGCCATGCAAGAAACGTGTGACTTTGATACAGCCAATGAGTCTGCACAGACACactatgacctctgacccctga
- the LOC110501772 gene encoding homeobox protein DBX2 isoform X2, producing the protein MKGMIAGQKQSGKKTMNMATVSPTHPGFGRSGKSFLIDNLLRSAGPSSSSSSPNSDGPTGLLSNVFLRGPQYLLAAVCCGGSSPPSVFSEGANIPMWSPDTSPKSRRGILRRAVFSEEQRKELEKTFKRQKYISKTDRNKLAADLSLKESQVKIWFQNRRMKWRNCKEKEAHSGRSPMEELMSRGCKQEEEAPESTGTALDRSSSQQWDRETGVTIEKEPCKKRVTLIQPMSLHRHTMTSDP; encoded by the exons ATGAAGGGGATGATCGCAGGGCAGAAGCAGAGCGGGAAGAAGACCATGAATATGGCGACAGTTTCACCTACTCACCCAGGCTTTGGGAGATCAGGGAAGAGCTTCCTCATCGACAATCTGCTGCGCTCGGCGGGgccatcctcttcctcatcctcgcCCAACTCAGATGGACCAACAG gcCTGTTGAGCAATGTGTTTCTACGAGGCCCTCAGTATCTGCTGGCCGCAGTGTGCTGTGGTGGGTCCAGCCCTCCGTCTGTCTTCTCCG AGGGAGCCAACATTCCCATGTGGTCCCCGGATACGAGCCCCAAATCCCGGCGAGGGATCCTGAGGAGGGCGGTGTTCTCTGAGGAACAGAGGAAGGAGCTGGAGAAAACGTTCAAGAGACAGAAGTATATCAGCAAGACAGACAGGAACAAACTGGCAGCAGATCTCAGCCTGAAGGAGTCTCAG GTGAAGATCTGGTTCCAGAACCGGAGGATGAAGTGGAGGAACTGTAAGGAGAAGGAGGCCCACAGCGGCCGCTCCCCCATGGAGGAGCTCATGTCCCGGGGCtgcaaacaggaagaggaggcACCAGAGAGCACGGGCACGGCATTAGACAGATCATCATCGCAGCAgtgggacagggagacaggagttACCATAGAGAAAGAGCCATGCAAGAAACGTGTGACTTTGATACAGCCAATGAGTCTGCACAGACACactatgacctctgacccctga